Within the Syngnathus scovelli strain Florida chromosome 6, RoL_Ssco_1.2, whole genome shotgun sequence genome, the region AGGCATGGCAGCATTGTGAGGAGGTGCTCGCACTCTTTCTGCCTGCACACCTGGAACCGTTTGGGTTCCGTGCTGGTTTGGACTAAACGGTTGCTGTTGTTTATAAGCAGTATTAGAAAAGTCAAATTTCATTGCATGTGGACCTTCGGTGTCTCGCCAACTTGCAGGTTCGCGCGGTGTTTGATCTCCATGGTCTGCTGGGCTTGGCTGGGAGGGTAAATGTGGAGGAGGGTGGCTAGGTGGCAGAGAGGTGAGAGGGGTTGGATGAGGGGGTCCAGGTTGAGTTCTCTGTAAGACACCATGTGAAATGCTATGTATAGAGCTGCTCTGAGTGCTTTGCGTGATATGTGGAGCTTGCAGTTGTGTCATATTCAGGGTCATCTGTGGAGGCGAGTTCTGACAGTGGTTGGGAGGTGCTGTCCTATTTAGAATTTCTTGGGTTGGATGTTGCTGGTGTTGTTTTCGAACATTCTGCTCATGCCGTTGTGGCGAGTTGCAGTCGGATGTGGCATTCAAAGATGGTGATGCACGCTGCTGAACAAGTGCAGGGCTCTGGAGAGGACTGCTCTGTGCATGCTGAGCAGTGGTAAGTGGATATGGATTCTTAGAATTCTTATTACTAACATGGAAGTGCAAGGGCACAGAAGTGGGACCATTATTTTGAAGTTGGCCACCTACTTCCTCCATAAGGCACTCTGCTCCACTCTCTGACTTTAGTTTTTCTCCAGACACATTTTCCTGAGGTTGTTGAGGGCTGTGCAATCCCTCTGCTGGCCCACTGTGGTGTTGAGTAGGGTTTGGAATGGATGGGTGCTCTTGGTTAACTGAAACAGTGTTCTCTGATGAAGGAGGTTCATTGGAAATGTCTTTGATACTCGCTTTGTTTTCGGGTGGTCCTGTCAACAAAAACGGAATGGACATAAACACAAGCGGAAGTAGATGATCACCATAAAGTATGTATCCCATCGGTCatattttatacattttatgTACAGAGCAATCAAAGTTAGAGATCATATgtctaaaaaatacatttaacaaTTTACATTTGTATTGAACTTTAATATTGCTTTCTTCTTACATTGTGAACCTCACCCTTGATTCATCGATGCAGTCAGATACCGTGCAACCCTGTTATTGTTCTTGGTAGCAACGTGTACTGCAAGTTCTCTCACATGCAATATTAAAAAGTAAGAAAGAAGCACAGCTATGTGCACAGTAGCACTCAGCAATTGCCAAACCTCAATTTAGTTTTTCTAATATAACCCACGTTCAAGCTATGTACTGGCACAGTACTGCCTTAGTTCCAGTTCATGTATACTGTGTAAAAGACTTttgtattaaaatatatattggattaacaatgcaataaaattacacaATTACATTAGTAATACGTAGTTCTTGAGTTGACTATCTGATTGAATAAACATAAGTGGTGACGTGCCAGTTATTTTGTACTCAAAGCAAAGCGCAAGGCATTCAATTGAGCTTTTGAATACTCAATTTAGCTCTTACTGTGAGAATTAATTTGAATTGAATGGACAAATGCTGATGACCTAAAGCTGTTCCGAGTCGTTACTGTAAAATACCAGATTAGATTGTTTTCAGGTTATAAGAAGCAGcataaacaaaccaaaaaaaaaagaacttgggTCAGATCTACCTTTGGGCTGAATGTCTGTCTGTGGGGAAGACTGGCTGTCTGGCCCTTTGTCTCCAGCAGGACGCAGCAGCTGAACCTCAGGGGCTGGGGGAGGCTGCTGAGAGGGACAAGTTGGGACGCTGCCAACCCCTGAGGGGGGCTTGGTCTGTTGAAAGTGGCCCATGTCGCGATGGGGGGAACCGACGGGAGGTCTGGAAGAGGCAGACAGCTGCTGTAGAGCTAGCATTTCTGGACTTTCCAACATCGAGGCTAACCGCATCTTGGTGGAGGGGTCCGAGTGGGTTAAGGGAGGGCGTTGCTGCACAGGGCCTGGGGGGCTGCCCACTGCTGCAGActtttgatattgtgaattCAGAGGAGGATGGGGATATCCGGCAGCTTCCGGCCATGGTTTATGtcccactggaggtggcactccTCCATAAGTCAGGTTGTGCTGGTTGACCAAACTAGGGTCTTCTTGCATGTGCATTCCACTAGGTCTCTCTGGACAGTGGTGATTCAAACTAGTCCACATGTTAGAGCGTACCATACCAGGAGAGCTCATGCCTGTGTAATTGTGCTGTTGAGGTCCTGACAACTGGTTCCCCATTGGGTGCATCGTGTGGCTCTCTGGACGATAATGGGCTGGGTATATGCTGGCTTCAGGAGGAGGTCTCAGTTGAAGGGCCATTGGACGGGGGCCCAGAGATGGGCCATGTGTTGGACCCATATAGGGGTGCTGCTGCTGGTTACCATCAGGGCCTATTGGATACCTATGGCCCATAGGATGCTGAAAGTAAAACCAAAGTTACTTTAATTCATTTCCACTTCTTCCTATTTTTTTGTCCAATCTGATTTTGATTTACCGTCAATATTCGAAAAAGCTTTAACGTAAAAGAACCAACATACTGTGATGACCTGACATtttccacataaaatgatatacCATAAGTGTACAAGAACTTTGTACCTGCATGTTCAAGTCGTGCTGCATACGATTCAAGCCAGGGCCTCCATGCCTTGGAATGTGACCTGGGTAGGCAAAACGGGGATCCATGCCCATTCTATGAGCATACATGTGCGGACCAAGAGGACGATGTAACTGGCCGGATGAAAAGAACATTTAAGTGGCAGTTTTTGGAaagaaataaaatcaaacaTTGATACGGATCAAAATATACCCGTTGTTCTGGATGGTACATGCCCTTGATGTTGCCATGTCGGTGTTGCTGGCTTGGAGGAAAGCCCCAATGAGAATGTGTAAGTGGTCGAACTTGCTTGAGAACCTGGTCCTCCAACACCATTTGGCCTTTGCCTCCCTGCACACTTCGTTTACGCTGAACATCCTGAGTCGCCTTGATTAGACTTTCAGGTCCCAAATGTTTACTGCTACGATTTCGCTTTTTCTCCTTGCGCTCCTTGTCTTCTTTGCTGATGTAGAATTCTTCATCAGTATCACCCTCCTCTGATGGCAAGTGTTTTAATTGGGCCCGGTTAAAACAGCGTTCGAGAGACTGTGCCATCACAGTGTATTCTGTGGAGGGCAGAAATTTTATTTAGACACAAAAAAAGCATGTAgaaaacacaaatacacaacaGCTCACAGATTCTCCTGCATACACTGTTTTCAGGCCAATGCTGATCATTCCAATAGGTCAGAGGGCATATGTTGACCCCTGCTCCTTCTATAAACTCCCATCTACTGTggtccagcaccactcccactcACCCCCATCCCAAGGGAAAGTATTCCCCAAGGATGAATAGCTCTAGAAGGGGGTTTAGGAATGGAATGTCTCTCTGGCACTGCAGGGCTCAGCTCCTCCTGAGCATTGGAGCACTGCTCAATCATTCTTCATTAATCACTGTCAAGACTGCCCTGGACCTAGCCCATTTCAACATTGAGtatgtttctttcttttgggcTGTCATAGCCAACTCTGGTTTACTGCTTGGTATGGTGTgggtaaatgaataaaaaaaaaaaatcatatttaccACTATCTTCTCCGTTGTACTCAATACAGTTTTTAAATATGAGCTTCACATCAGAAATAAACTCCTCCTTTGCAACATATTCTCCATCATTGAGTTTCCTCTCAATAGTGGAAAGGTCCATGGGAGTctgcgataaaaaaaaaaaaaaaaagtttttttttttttttgaagaactgACACATTCTACATTCAAATGATCACAATAGGGATTTTGTACCTGTATTATGTCATGGTAATTGGGGGCATAGGAGTCATCCACAGGTTCTAAGAAAGGCCAAGCATCTTTATGAGCCTTCAAGGCCTCCAGCACTAGGGAGAGTAGAGGTCAGAGATGACAATCGTTCAGACACTAAGCAAATTCCCTGGACGCATACCTTTGTATAAACCTGTGTAGTCATCTTCCATGTCAAAGCTGAAAGACATCACATTGACACTCCATGTTAATATTCAAATTGTATGCAAATGAATAATTTGTAACATAAAATCCTCGTACAATTCCTTAGTAGTCCGTGTTCTGAGAACTGGTGAAGACGGCTCTAAATTCAGAAGTTCTGGTGGGAGGTCTTTTCCTACAGACAACAGGTAGGCCTTTTCCTCTCGCATCTTCCTTCTCCTGGCCCGCTCTAAGACCAAGAGAATGTCATAGGAgagtgagagaaagagagaggccgCGAGAGAGAAAGCCAGAGGAAGAGAGCAAGCAATGCAATCAGCATAGGgccgagagagagaaaaagaggaaGAGTAACAaagagagacgaacaaccaactGTCACATCAGAGAAATAATGCCAGCTGAACAAAGGCAAAATATATTCAGCCTTTAGCATCTTGACGTCACATGATGAAAATTGAGGCTGCAGAAAGGGTAGATGCCTTGGCCATTGCCGTAAGAGGTGGCTCCGATTATATGGAGCCCAGATGGAAAAGGAACAGAATCAAATACGGAGCAGAAAGAGCACATGAatcgccactttttttttaacatgaaagGCATCCCAATCCCAGCCCAGCCAAGCTCCCCGTCGTTTGGATTAAAGATGTTCGAGGGAGGATTCCACATGTGTGATCCACACAGAACAGCCCAAGTCTAGCAGTTCATATATAATACATTAATAAAGCTGCTCAACTCAAACACAATCAGAGGCAGAGTGATCATGTAGGATCATGAATTTTGCCTGTTCAAATCACAATGAGCCGATGGTACTGTACTATGCTTTGACGGCTTTTCAAGCTTCAAAGTTAAACAAGAAATTAGAGTGAAGGACATTTGGAAGCCTTCATGAAGGGTGCTCTTGATCTATTTGTTACAATTCCGCCATGGCGGCCTATACATTGATGATGATAGGTCTATGACGAAACACTATGAAATCATTGCTTAAAATTCACTTAAAATTTATGTTTGGCATCAATGTTCATTAAAATGACTCATTGTGGAGAGTCCACAAGTGAATGAACTTCGTTTTGCAAACTCTTATATCGACAATGGCTTTGGCTTCTCTCCTTCTGTGTTCTAACCATCGTACCTTCCACAGCTTTGATCTTCTCCATTTTCTCTCGCTGTCGTTGTTCCTGCTGAACCCTTTCTTCTTCTCGCCTCTGTTCGGCCAGCAAGACCTGCCTGTCCAGCTCTTCATCATTTCTCTTCTCAAACTCAACTGTGGCATCCACATTATCCTGAGTAGAAATTAACACGAACATCAGAGACTGACAGACAGCGGCTCTATTCACAAGTGGACAGCATGCATAGAAAAATGACAACAGTATGACAAAGGTATACTCCATTACTGCTGCAGTAGAGAAAAATCACACATGCCTCCTCTTGGCTCATGTGTTTTTCAGAGAAACGCTGTGATGCACGGAATGGAGTTGGATCCTCAAGTTTCTGTTTCTGCTCGCGCTCCTGAAACAAGAGTTAAACATTCAAGActgcttttggattgtattagaTGTTGAATTTATGATTAAAGTGAcaaagtattggaacagcaaGGTCtacttgtttttgttgtataCTCAAGACATTTGGGCTTCAGATCGAAAGATGAATATGAGACTTACAGACAATATTACAACCTGCCAAAGGATGGCAAACTGAGACTAGCCAACCGAGATTATCCAGCATCCTTACATGAAATGTAACATACACTGTtctcttttaaataaataaaatgaaaaaaaaaacataaacccAACATATACTGTTATTTAAAGAGCGATATTGCTCCATTCTATGATCAAATAGGTTATCGTTTACACAAACCGACTGATAAACCCCCAAAATCCTAATTTGGTACTATAGCCTCATGAAAATACCAGGAACTAAGATCAACAAACAAATTATTGAGCCTTCAAGATGAACAGAAAACCACACAAGAAAGATAACTGTGAGGCCCCAGGGGTTTGGGTGAAGGAGCCACGAGTATTGAGAGGTCACTGGCTTTGGTTTTTCCTCCCCCAGTTCCCCCTTCTCGCTTAAGATGCCAACATTCCCTCACATCTCCCTGGGGGTGACAGCCAAGCTGTATCAGACAAAAATGTATCTATATCTAACCGTGTCCTCCATACAAAGAGAGTGAGTAGACTCCTGTCTCCTAGATTTTATACTGAAAAATACACACAACTTGCAGAAAAGTAACAGCAAACGAGTAGTATTTTCTTAAGGCTTAAATTTTGTTCCATTTATTTCTGTAATAATTTTGTGACACCCATCAAAACCAGTGACATCTAAGTGAGTCTGTACATAGTAACTAAGCCAAAGTCAAGTTCTTAACATGTCTCTCAAAAGTCTGTCTAAATTGAGAGACACTGTGCATCTCTTGTCAATTTCCTTCAAAGAACTAAGACAAACCTGTCAACTCACAAGCCAGTCAAAGTAGGGCCTTCTTATGAAGTACACATTTAGAGACATCTAAAAACTGCACATATGCAGGTGGGGGTGTGAAAACATGAGAGGAAGACAATGAAGGATGTGTGGGGGTGtacatgaccaaaaaaaaaaggaagcaagcacaaaaacaaaagcgGCTGTTCCAGAACTGATCAAGTCTGCTCTGTTGTATTGTTGCCTCTTAAGTAAAGCAATGGGGAAATGCCACAATTCATAATAATCCTAATATAATTTTATACAATGTAATTACTATatgatataccgtaattttaaaacacatatatatatgaCATAACATAATAAACTATAGCAAACAGCGTTGACTGTTTTATCTATTGAAGAAGCACAAGCAAGATGACCTCCAGTGTAACCACTTAGGCTGAGAGGATCTCGCAGCACAACAAAGCTGTCATTCAAGAGGCTTCATCCTGCCTCAAGGTGAGCCTCTGCCTGCTGTCACTGTCCATAATATGACTGTTGACTGCAGCTCAAGACACATGGAGGGGTGGATTAAAAAATCTAAGACTCTGTATTTGACAAGTCTGCATGTGTAACAGACAAGTTATGCATGTGCTAACGTAGACCAAAAAAGTATATTCAATAAAGAGGAAGTGGTACTGCATCCATGGTGTGCATGATTTGTGAGCCTTAACAGCAAGCGTCTTTAATGCACCTGACTGAGCAACACTGTGGCTaaatttagtgattagtgactaaTTGATATGGGAAAGCCTTCTTCAAAATTCTAATACAATCTAAAACAGTACTGTACTGATTTGACATGGAAGAAAATAAGGGGGCATAAAGCCTTCATTATCTAATGAAATCAAGAAACAGTACTATACTGACTTGACATTAAAGAGAATACGAGAATAAGTTAACATCTCTTTACACAAATACaaagaattaaaaataattaggGCAGTTGATAGGATCGCCTGCTGATTGAGCCAGAAAAATATGCAAGAGATTTGAAGAATTATATTCTCTTTGGTTAATATTAAATGATACTTGGAACTCAGTATGTGATTTCAGTTATCTTGACGCACTGAAGAGAATCCTGAGCATGTGTTCCATTTCGATGTTTTTGACCAGCCTATATAATGAGTCAAGAAAATTTTTAGTATGTGCCAAGTGCACAGCAAAGAAGACGTACCCGTACTCCTCTTTTGTCAGTTGCAAATGAAGGGCCTCTTGACAACTAGATTATTTTTCATCTCCTCGCTCAGTGTACAGAGGCTCACTTTCCGTGGCAGCAGTTGGTGGTATTTGCATATAGTATGATGGGAATGGACAGGTGCAAAATACAGGACTGGTGTATGTAGCTTTACATTGTGTATGTAAGCTCACTGTCATGCAGTATGTTGCATTctgtttgaatgaataattggatGGCGTTTTATTTGCCTCAAGTAGACCTTGAAGCAGGCTTTTGAGTTCATTGATTGTGGTGCTTGTAAGGTTGTAATACAAGGCTTTACAAAATCAGGACCTTGGAGCCGATGACGATCAGCGAGTTAAAGAAAACGGCCGCCAAAAAATAACACTGTCTTTCACGCTATTATTTGTCTAGAAATTTAACCAATTCACATATAGTAACTATGAACATAACAGATAACATTGAATTGTCACATGAATGCTTAAGAGTACAGACCTTGTGAAACACTAATGGTAAGGAAACAAATGGTATTGATTCTTTGGTTTCTGACCTTGTGTTCAATCATGCTGCGTATCTCAGGCAGAAAATTCTGGCTGATGACACGGTAGAGATGGCGGTCTTGGGGAGACGGTTTATCCTTAATGCTTTCTGCCAAGTTAACCCACTGTTCTTCTGTTTCGCACACTAGGGACCAGGTACCTCTCTTACAACCTACTGGAAGCCAAAAGCACAAAGGcagttggtaaaacaggttccaaaaaaataacaacaaatagaTCGCTGTTAATGTATTGCACATATATATTTCACCTTTCGCAGGAGCTATATCTTCCATTCCATTTTCTGTATCCTCTTCACTTTCTGCCTCACTAAAAAGACAAATATGACACAGCAAGTGAGAGGATTGTCACGCAACAGTGATTCATAAATCTGGGGGACCTTCATAAGGACTGGATGAGGCTGCTTTGTCACATACGGACATTTACATGACATGAGTTACAGCTTCCATGTGGCAAGCCATTCCTGAAACAAAAGCAACATCGGAAGTGCCTGGTCTAGGCTAAGTAGAAAAAGTACTGGTTGGTACACAGACCTCTTTTTAGATTAAAGTCAATCTTGCATTTTACTAGGGAATCAAGGTCCCAAAGTCTGAAAAATAACTGGAAAAACAGCTTTAAGGCCAGTGTTGAGCTGGAGAGCCatgttatttatttctattgctCCGTGGTCTTTTATCACCAAGAAACTTTAGAGCACTTCCTGCTGCCGACGATCTATTTGGAGATAATGATTTTCCGGGAGGATTTGGCCCTTGTCCACAAGCCAAAACTGCCAATACCTGGTTTGACAGCCATGGACTAAGATAACAGCATTTGATTGGTGAGCAAAGTCATCATTGAAATTGTAAAGAGAGGAAGATGGGAGAATAGAAACCAATTATCAAAGCAGCTTGGACCACATGCTTGGTACACCCAGCCTGTCTGAGCCACATCCAATATGGCTGTGGAATTCAGCGCTCGACGGTACCTCATCATAGATGCGCATTGCGTGAGGACCCACTTTGCTGGTCATATTTTTACAAGAGACTAGGCGATGTTTTTTGTGCTCAATACTCAAGTTGTCATTTAAGATGGCGCAAATAAACGTTTTACCTATCAATGATTGCTTGCTGTTCAACCTGCTCATCAAAAAACAAgatgtatacatatattttaAAGTAGTATTTATATGCtaacatttcattttcattattACATTTTTATCCCTTTCACGGTGATTCAGTTGGATGGTAGGGCAACGCCTTATTAACGAGAATCCCCATTGTTGCAAACAAGAATATTGTTGAAATTGAGCATTATAAGCCTTGAACAGGCACAATCGCAGGTGGTAATGTTGTTGTGGCTGCTCAGTGTCATTTGAAGACTTAATTGGATATCTGTTTCTTTAAATTATACATTATACATTAATATTGATTTTGAGAAGTACCTCAAAAAGTCACCAAAGAAAATCAGATATTATTCTGAGTAGGTCATGTAATTTGCCTGCAATTtctatttaattcattttttttatgttctacaACTGCACAGACTCTTGACAAAACTTGTGCAATTGATGGCCACATGGCAATAGACAGCTGTGGAACCAACCATCAACAGCAGTTTCCTTTAGACAAAGGCATCTGTGCAATATATGCAACCAGATGTACAAGTTCTGCCTGTTATATTGAAATAaaccattttaaaaaatcacctTAGCTCAGAGTCTtccattctttttttctttggtggtcttcctcttttctttttctctgttAATGTTAACTCGGGATTTTCACTGTAAGGAAGACCACATCAATTGAATTGAATCCTTTAAAAGCCTAGGTCCCAATATGATCAATTAGCACGAATTTAAAATTACTACAACGGGGATGAACTAATGACCTGTTAAAAGGAAAAGGGGACTACGGCGAGGCATTTACCTGGTTTTCTCCACTTTTCTCACGAATATCTCTTCTTTGTACATACGGGTGCCATAAAAATACCAGTAGAGGGCTCCATTTCCATCTTGCCCAAGAGGTTCTACCCGCAGACTGTCTGCATCCAGACCCTGATGGGAGCCAAGGAAACCATTAATTCACTCAATTTTGGACATACTTTGGTCCTTGCAGTCCTTTACAGAAggggatgataataataatgaaatgcaTGTAGGAGACAATACTGAGAACATTTTCCACGAGCCTGCCATTGCAAAAATATTGGATATAATTTACAATCAATCTTAAGTATAGTTTTTGTGGGGGCGAAAATGACATGTAGAACTCTGAAAACATGACAAACATGTTGTGGTTTTACCTTCAGCAGGTCAAAGACATCAGCAGCATCCAGCCGATAATCGCAGAGACGGTGCAGCAGTTCAACCTGAGTGCGAGGGGGCAAGTTTTCAAAGGACTCCTCCCGAAGTGGGTTGGGCTTCCCCTCTTCAAGCTCCCATCtgtagctgatgatgtcatccagaTATCTGCTGAATGCCTGGGGACTGAAGTGCTTAAGGATGAGTATgggatttattctttttttcacaGCAAGTGCTAACTCTACTGATGTGGAATATCGGCTCCGTGACCAATAAGGCCTTTCATATTTCTAAATAGACCAATCCAATAATGCCTTGCTTTGAACAAAACACAGTCACAAGCAAAGCCACTCTAAGAATTTTGTTTTTGCCAAAGCCTTCCAGCATCAAGATGGATACAACATGTGACTAACCGGTTCATCAagccaatcttttttttttaaaccagttcATTAATGAAATCCTGCTTGTCATGTGAACTGATACTTAGTTAACTAAAAGGTGTGTTTATGTAtattcaaaaataataattgttgaTATCTGGCTTTTCAAACACTGGGATTTGGAATATTTTCAAGAAAAATATGCCTTCAATTAGTATCAAAAGATTTTTGAAAATGAACGTCACAATGTGAGACCTTAGTACAGTGATAAAATTGCAGCACGGTGCATCATTCAAGTTGCCCATGCCCGATTTGCACCATTGCCCTGCCTAATTTAATAAAACTGGTAAATTGattgaaatgtctttttttgtcAAAGTTGGATTGGCAAATGTTACGGTTCAAGCATACCCGATTAATCGCTACCTTTTAGTTCCAACTCAGAAGAAAAGAACAGGGCCTTGGGGCGGGGGTGAGCATCTTTGCAACATAGAGAAAGAGGACCAGAGAAAAAAGGCTTATCTTGAAAGAGCAGTGTGCACTTTTCAAACAGCTGTAGGCTCCCCTTCTCACTAACCCCATCTAGCTCTTCCTTTCTGTCCCTTGTTCTCGCCAAAAACCTCCCTCCCACCTTCCCCCGCTCCGGCAGAGCGTTTAACACGTGGAGATGAAAAGGGCAGCTCTGTGAAAGGCCAGCAGTGAGCAGGCAGCCCCAGGATGCCA harbors:
- the cecr2 gene encoding chromatin remodeling regulator CECR2 isoform X3; amino-acid sequence: MSRGCTVSVEEVQSWWEVPAIAHFCSLFRAAFNLPDFEIEELEEALSEQDLNFLGDLIACLLQGCYQRTDITPQAFSRYLDDIISYRWELEEGKPNPLREESFENLPPRTQVELLHRLCDYRLDAADVFDLLKGLDADSLRVEPLGQDGNGALYWYFYGTRMYKEEIFVRKVEKTSEAESEEDTENGMEDIAPAKVGCKRGTWSLVCETEEQWVNLAESIKDKPSPQDRHLYRVISQNFLPEIRSMIEHKEREQKQKLEDPTPFRASQRFSEKHMSQEEDNVDATVEFEKRNDEELDRQVLLAEQRREEERVQQEQRQREKMEKIKAVEERARRRKMREEKAYLLSVGKDLPPELLNLEPSSPVLRTRTTKEFFDMEDDYTGLYKVLEALKAHKDAWPFLEPVDDSYAPNYHDIIQTPMDLSTIERKLNDGEYVAKEEFISDVKLIFKNCIEYNGEDSEYTVMAQSLERCFNRAQLKHLPSEEGDTDEEFYISKEDKERKEKKRNRSSKHLGPESLIKATQDVQRKRSVQGGKGQMVLEDQVLKQVRPLTHSHWGFPPSQQHRHGNIKGMYHPEQRLHRPLGPHMYAHRMGMDPRFAYPGHIPRHGGPGLNRMQHDLNMQHPMGHRYPIGPDGNQQQHPYMGPTHGPSLGPRPMALQLRPPPEASIYPAHYRPESHTMHPMGNQLSGPQQHNYTGMSSPGMVRSNMWTSLNHHCPERPSGMHMQEDPSLVNQHNLTYGGVPPPVGHKPWPEAAGYPHPPLNSQYQKSAAVGSPPGPVQQRPPLTHSDPSTKMRLASMLESPEMLALQQLSASSRPPVGSPHRDMGHFQQTKPPSGVGSVPTCPSQQPPPAPEVQLLRPAGDKGPDSQSSPQTDIQPKGPPENKASIKDISNEPPSSENTVSVNQEHPSIPNPTQHHSGPAEGLHSPQQPQENVSGEKLKSESGAECLMEEVGGQLQNNGPTSVPLHFHVSNKNSKNPYPLTTAQHAQSSPLQSPALVQQRASPSLNATSDCNSPQRHEQNVRKQHQQHPTQEILNRTAPPNHCQNSPPQMTLNMTQLQAPHITQSTQSSSIHSISHGVLQRTQPGPPHPTPLTSLPPSHPPPHLPSQPSPADHGDQTPREPASWRDTEGPHAMKFDFSNTAYKQQQPFSPNQHGTQTVPGVQAERVRAPPHNAAMPPHSQENGDMGPYTIENPPHPQYSQTSMTRHSSHHPYYTQNLNPLQSTQDHSRYHQQQRTVYSIHMPGPQHLHAHTNMYPPPPFQQEQYYTRPQAHNFVNSRGAYPSEGWQPSHQPMLPTTYLPASSAKGNNQANEGCVSPKASEGSTIVSLLSPEGGSVSGGLEERKWESRNSGSDSPAKRSRTKGNLEQPESPKEILDLDSHNAATRRHSNQSLASTAHIPPGFMYDTRTVHPPMHPSGAPPSHCGVGNGALYPRPPYQDAGRFSVQRPHPHLMEALQRPQQLPLSPGQMRMAMYPHSGGHFQSVMIQQRGLASENFLHPGQHVMTAPGGSSTKQV
- the cecr2 gene encoding chromatin remodeling regulator CECR2 isoform X1, coding for MSRGCTVSVEEVQSWWEVPAIAHFCSLFRAAFNLPDFEIEELEEALSEQDLNFLGDLIACLLQGCYQRTDITPQAFSRYLDDIISYRWELEEGKPNPLREESFENLPPRTQVELLHRLCDYRLDAADVFDLLKGLDADSLRVEPLGQDGNGALYWYFYGTRMYKEEIFVRKVEKTSENPELTLTEKKKRGRPPKKKRMEDSELSEAESEEDTENGMEDIAPAKVGCKRGTWSLVCETEEQWVNLAESIKDKPSPQDRHLYRVISQNFLPEIRSMIEHKEREQKQKLEDPTPFRASQRFSEKHMSQEEDNVDATVEFEKRNDEELDRQVLLAEQRREEERVQQEQRQREKMEKIKAVEERARRRKMREEKAYLLSVGKDLPPELLNLEPSSPVLRTRTTKEFFDMEDDYTGLYKVLEALKAHKDAWPFLEPVDDSYAPNYHDIIQTPMDLSTIERKLNDGEYVAKEEFISDVKLIFKNCIEYNGEDSEYTVMAQSLERCFNRAQLKHLPSEEGDTDEEFYISKEDKERKEKKRNRSSKHLGPESLIKATQDVQRKRSVQGGKGQMVLEDQVLKQVRPLTHSHWGFPPSQQHRHGNIKGMYHPEQRLHRPLGPHMYAHRMGMDPRFAYPGHIPRHGGPGLNRMQHDLNMQHPMGHRYPIGPDGNQQQHPYMGPTHGPSLGPRPMALQLRPPPEASIYPAHYRPESHTMHPMGNQLSGPQQHNYTGMSSPGMVRSNMWTSLNHHCPERPSGMHMQEDPSLVNQHNLTYGGVPPPVGHKPWPEAAGYPHPPLNSQYQKSAAVGSPPGPVQQRPPLTHSDPSTKMRLASMLESPEMLALQQLSASSRPPVGSPHRDMGHFQQTKPPSGVGSVPTCPSQQPPPAPEVQLLRPAGDKGPDSQSSPQTDIQPKGPPENKASIKDISNEPPSSENTVSVNQEHPSIPNPTQHHSGPAEGLHSPQQPQENVSGEKLKSESGAECLMEEVGGQLQNNGPTSVPLHFHVSNKNSKNPYPLTTAQHAQSSPLQSPALVQQRASPSLNATSDCNSPQRHEQNVRKQHQQHPTQEILNRTAPPNHCQNSPPQMTLNMTQLQAPHITQSTQSSSIHSISHGVLQRTQPGPPHPTPLTSLPPSHPPPHLPSQPSPADHGDQTPREPASWRDTEGPHAMKFDFSNTAYKQQQPFSPNQHGTQTVPGVQAERVRAPPHNAAMPPHSQENGDMGPYTIENPPHPQYSQTSMTRHSSHHPYYTQNLNPLQSTQDHSRYHQQQRTVYSIHMPGPQHLHAHTNMYPPPPFQQEQYYTRPQAHNFVNSRGAYPSEGWQPSHQPMLPTTYLPASSAKGNNQANEGCVSPKASEGSTIVSLLSPEGGSVSGGLEERKWESRNSGSDSPAKRSRTKGNLEQPESPKEILDLDSHNAATRRHSNQSLASTAHIPPGFMYDTRTVHPPMHPSGAPPSHCGVGNGALYPRPPYQDAGRFSVQRPHPHLMEALQRPQQLPLSPGQMRMAMYPHSGGHFQSVMIQQRGLASENFLHPGQHVMTAPGGSSTKQV